The following are from one region of the Procambarus clarkii isolate CNS0578487 chromosome 52, FALCON_Pclarkii_2.0, whole genome shotgun sequence genome:
- the LOC123763812 gene encoding keratin-associated protein 6-1-like has protein sequence MKVLIIVLLVGLAAAMPQPEADPKAGFGGLGLGLPGLGYGLGGGYGLGGGYGLGGGYGLGGLGYGGYGLGGLGGYGLGGGLYG, from the coding sequence ATCATCGTCCTGTTGGTGGGTCTGGCAGCAGCAATGCCTCAACCAGAAGCGGACCCTAAAGCTGGCTTCGGTGGCTTAGGTCTCGGTCTCCCAGGTCTTGGTTACGGTCTCGGAGGTGGCTACGGTCTCGGAGGTGGCTACGGTCTCGGAGGAGGATATGGTCTTGGAGGTCTCGGCTACGGAGGATATGGTCTCGGAGGCCTTGGAGGTTACGGTCTTGGCGGTGGCCTGTACGGCTAA